A stretch of the Mycobacteroides immunogenum genome encodes the following:
- the qcrC gene encoding cytochrome bc1 complex diheme cytochrome c subunit — MSVEPAKDTAAKNRARRKFRRRVSAGLLLLIALVVAGGLASTFTPTPQVAVADEDKSALLRTGKQLYETSCITCHGANLQGVPDRGPSLIGVGEAAVYFQVSTGRMPAMRNEAQAQRKDPIFDEEQTDALGAYIQANGGGPQVIRDRDGAVAQESLRGNNIARGGDLFRLNCASCHNFTGRGGALSSGKFAPELDPATEQQIYTAMLTGPQNMPKFSDRQLTLDEKKDIIAYVRASSETPDPGGYGLGGFGPTSEGMAMWIIGIVAAIAAALWIGARA; from the coding sequence GTGAGCGTGGAGCCCGCAAAGGACACAGCCGCCAAGAATCGCGCACGCCGCAAATTCCGCCGTCGCGTCTCAGCAGGTTTGCTGCTGCTGATCGCGCTGGTGGTTGCCGGCGGCTTGGCCTCGACCTTCACGCCCACCCCGCAGGTCGCGGTGGCCGACGAGGACAAGTCGGCTCTGCTGCGCACCGGCAAGCAGCTGTACGAGACCTCGTGCATCACCTGCCACGGCGCGAACCTGCAGGGTGTGCCCGACCGCGGCCCCAGCCTGATCGGCGTGGGCGAGGCGGCCGTCTACTTCCAGGTCTCCACCGGCCGCATGCCGGCCATGCGCAACGAGGCTCAGGCCCAGCGCAAGGACCCGATCTTCGACGAAGAGCAGACCGACGCCCTCGGCGCCTACATCCAGGCCAACGGCGGCGGCCCTCAGGTGATCCGCGACCGTGACGGCGCGGTGGCCCAGGAGTCGCTGCGGGGTAACAACATCGCCCGCGGTGGTGACCTGTTCCGCCTCAACTGCGCGTCGTGCCACAACTTCACCGGCCGCGGCGGCGCGCTGTCGTCGGGCAAGTTCGCTCCCGAGCTGGACCCGGCCACCGAACAGCAGATTTACACCGCGATGCTGACCGGACCGCAGAACATGCCGAAGTTCTCGGATCGTCAGCTCACCCTCGATGAGAAGAAGGACATCATCGCCTACGTCCGCGCCTCGAGTGAGACACCGGATCCCGGTGGCTACGGGCTGGGCGGCTTCGGACCGACCTCCGAAGGTATGGCCATGTGGATCATCGGCATCGTCGCCGCCATCGCCGCGGCATTGTGGATTGGAGCACGCGCGTGA
- the ctaE gene encoding aa3-type cytochrome oxidase subunit III: MVSVGTIVWLSSELMFFAGLFAFYFTARAQSGGNWPPEPTELNLGLAIPVTAVLVASSFTCQMGVFAAERGDVFGLRRWYVITLIMGTFFVLGQGYEYMNLVREGTTIAGSAYGSTFYLATGFHGLHVIGGLVAFIYLLIRTRMSKFTPAQATSAIVVSYYWHFVDIVWIALFATIYFVR; this comes from the coding sequence ATGGTGAGTGTTGGCACCATCGTCTGGCTTTCCAGTGAATTGATGTTCTTTGCTGGACTCTTCGCCTTCTACTTCACCGCCCGGGCTCAGTCCGGCGGTAATTGGCCCCCGGAGCCCACCGAGCTGAACCTTGGCCTGGCCATCCCGGTGACCGCGGTGCTGGTCGCCTCCTCGTTCACCTGTCAGATGGGCGTGTTCGCCGCCGAGCGCGGTGACGTCTTCGGGCTGCGTCGCTGGTACGTCATCACCCTCATCATGGGTACTTTCTTCGTGCTCGGCCAGGGCTACGAGTACATGAACCTCGTACGCGAGGGCACCACCATTGCCGGCAGCGCCTACGGTTCAACCTTCTACTTGGCCACCGGCTTTCACGGCCTGCACGTCATCGGCGGTCTCGTCGCCTTCATCTATCTGCTGATTCGCACCCGGATGAGTAAGTTCACTCCGGCCCAGGCGACCTCCGCGATCGTGGTGTCCTACTACTGGCACTTCGTCGACATCGTGTGGATCGCATTGTTCGCCACCATCTACTTCGTCCGTTGA
- the trpD gene encoding anthranilate phosphoribosyltransferase, producing MCGVLEHSWPQVLGELTNRRDLTAGQAAWAMDQIMTGAATPAQIAAFGVSMRMKRPTSDEVGELADTMLSHAIAFPGDSQGELIGANAVDIVGTGGDGANTVNLSTMASIVVAACGVPVVKHGNRAASSLAGGADTLEKLGVRIDLGPEQVMRSVAEVGIGFCFAPHFHPSYRYASAVRREIGVPTVFNLLGPLTNPARPRAGLIGCAFADLAEVTAGVFAGRGSSVLVVHGDDGLDELTTTTTSTIWRVQAGTVDTLRFDPAAFGFARARLEELVGGDPEFNAAEVRAVLAGGTGAVRDAVLLNAAGAMVAHAGLASDAQWLPAWESALARVSTAIDSGAAAALLDNWIAVSQRLGSQQG from the coding sequence ATTTGCGGCGTGCTGGAACATTCCTGGCCCCAGGTACTGGGAGAGCTGACCAACCGCCGCGACCTGACGGCGGGGCAGGCGGCCTGGGCCATGGACCAGATCATGACGGGCGCGGCCACTCCGGCGCAGATCGCGGCCTTCGGGGTCTCGATGCGCATGAAGCGCCCGACCTCCGATGAGGTGGGGGAGCTGGCCGACACCATGCTGTCGCACGCGATCGCGTTCCCCGGGGATTCTCAGGGCGAGCTGATCGGTGCCAACGCCGTCGACATCGTCGGCACCGGAGGCGACGGCGCCAACACGGTGAACCTGTCCACGATGGCATCCATCGTGGTGGCGGCGTGCGGGGTGCCAGTCGTCAAGCACGGCAACCGGGCGGCGTCCTCGCTGGCCGGGGGTGCGGACACCCTGGAGAAGCTGGGTGTGCGCATCGACCTGGGACCCGAGCAGGTGATGCGCAGCGTCGCCGAGGTGGGCATCGGATTCTGTTTCGCACCGCATTTCCATCCCTCGTACCGGTACGCCTCGGCGGTGCGCCGCGAGATCGGCGTCCCGACGGTCTTCAATCTGCTTGGGCCACTGACGAACCCGGCCCGTCCCCGGGCAGGCCTGATCGGTTGTGCGTTCGCCGACCTGGCCGAGGTGACGGCGGGTGTGTTCGCGGGCCGCGGGTCCAGCGTGCTGGTGGTGCACGGCGATGACGGGCTCGACGAACTGACCACCACCACGACCAGCACCATCTGGCGGGTTCAGGCAGGCACCGTCGACACGCTGCGGTTCGATCCCGCCGCCTTCGGCTTCGCGCGCGCCCGGCTGGAGGAATTGGTCGGCGGTGATCCGGAGTTCAATGCCGCCGAGGTGCGCGCGGTGCTGGCCGGCGGTACCGGCGCGGTTCGGGACGCGGTGCTACTCAACGCCGCGGGTGCCATGGTCGCGCATGCCGGACTGGCCAGCGACGCCCAGTGGCTGCCCGCATGGGAGAGCGCGCTCGCCCGGGTATCCACCGCCATCGACTCGGGCGCGGCGGCGGCGCTTCTGGACAACTGGATAGCCGTCAGCCAGCGGCTGGGGTCGCAGCAGGGGTAG
- a CDS encoding DEDD exonuclease domain-containing protein, which translates to MTRLDAHHAGGSSQLTFDQVGTLHDTTFVVVDLETTGGSAENDAITEIGAVKVRGGEVLGELATLVDPKRSLPPQIVRLTGITSAMLVDAPPIEQVLPTFLEFARGAVLVAHNAGFDIGFLKAAARQCGIDWPQPSVVCTVRLARRVLSRDEAPRVSLSALAQLLGASTTPNHRALDDARATVDVLHALIARVGNQGVDTMGELRRYRTQVPNALRGKRALADGMPYTPGVYLFRGPSGEVLYVGTAVNLRRRVQQYFTGADPRGRMREMVTIATAVDHVPCAHPLEAAVRELRLLGAHAPPYNRKSRFPHRWWWVVLTEEPFPRFAVVRSTNGRPMLGPFRMRGEATTAALTLARFTGVRTCTTRIGSGGTHGPACDGQSYPHGTASPCPAAAGMDAPEYRDGLDTALAVIAGTQGAPLHAMCDRVAELGALRRYETAARQRDATAALIEALARQHRLDALARIEELIAARPDGEGGWQIAVVRHGQLAGAAVARKGVPPMPVVQVASASAQVVLPTPEPFGGAAPEETGLITRWLAEPGIRIVSSTDGYAESTGCAAALRDWAMTARSARMAQTVHQDDRGMAELLRVATPAATPAAG; encoded by the coding sequence ATGACGCGGCTTGATGCTCATCACGCGGGCGGCTCATCGCAGCTGACCTTCGACCAGGTGGGCACGCTGCACGACACCACCTTCGTGGTGGTGGACCTGGAGACGACCGGCGGCAGCGCGGAAAACGACGCCATCACCGAGATCGGCGCGGTCAAGGTGCGTGGCGGCGAGGTGCTCGGCGAGCTGGCCACCCTGGTCGATCCGAAACGATCGTTGCCGCCACAGATCGTCCGCCTCACCGGCATCACCTCGGCGATGCTGGTCGACGCACCACCGATTGAGCAGGTGCTGCCGACTTTTCTCGAATTCGCCCGTGGCGCAGTCCTCGTCGCCCACAACGCCGGCTTCGATATCGGTTTTCTGAAGGCGGCCGCTCGACAATGCGGCATCGACTGGCCCCAGCCCTCCGTCGTATGCACGGTCCGGCTGGCTCGCCGGGTGCTGTCCCGCGATGAGGCGCCGCGCGTCAGCCTGAGCGCACTGGCACAGCTGCTCGGCGCGTCCACCACCCCCAATCACCGGGCGCTCGACGATGCGCGAGCCACTGTCGATGTCCTGCACGCGCTGATCGCCCGGGTCGGTAATCAGGGCGTGGACACCATGGGCGAGCTGCGGCGATACCGCACCCAGGTGCCCAACGCACTGCGCGGAAAGCGCGCCCTGGCCGATGGAATGCCTTATACCCCAGGTGTTTACCTGTTTCGCGGACCTTCCGGTGAGGTGCTTTATGTAGGCACCGCGGTCAATCTGCGCCGACGGGTCCAGCAGTACTTCACCGGCGCGGACCCCCGTGGCCGGATGCGTGAGATGGTCACCATCGCCACCGCGGTGGACCATGTGCCCTGTGCGCATCCGCTGGAGGCCGCGGTGCGCGAACTGCGGTTGTTGGGTGCGCACGCACCGCCGTACAACCGCAAGTCCCGGTTTCCGCACCGCTGGTGGTGGGTGGTGCTCACCGAAGAACCGTTTCCCCGGTTCGCCGTGGTCCGCAGCACGAACGGACGGCCGATGCTCGGCCCTTTTCGCATGCGCGGCGAGGCGACGACGGCCGCACTGACCCTCGCCCGGTTCACCGGTGTGCGCACCTGCACCACACGCATCGGATCTGGCGGCACGCACGGCCCCGCCTGTGACGGCCAGTCGTACCCGCATGGCACCGCCTCGCCGTGTCCCGCCGCTGCCGGGATGGATGCGCCCGAATACCGCGACGGACTGGACACCGCCCTCGCCGTCATCGCCGGCACTCAGGGAGCACCGCTGCATGCCATGTGCGACAGGGTCGCCGAGCTGGGCGCCCTGCGGCGTTACGAAACCGCGGCGCGGCAACGGGATGCGACAGCCGCGCTCATCGAGGCATTGGCCCGCCAGCACCGCCTGGACGCCCTGGCCCGTATCGAGGAACTGATCGCCGCGCGCCCCGACGGCGAGGGCGGATGGCAGATCGCGGTGGTGCGGCACGGGCAGCTGGCCGGGGCCGCGGTGGCCCGAAAAGGTGTCCCGCCGATGCCTGTGGTGCAGGTGGCGTCGGCGTCGGCGCAGGTGGTGCTACCCACGCCGGAACCGTTTGGCGGGGCCGCTCCGGAGGAAACCGGGCTGATCACCCGTTGGCTGGCCGAACCCGGGATACGGATCGTGTCATCGACCGACGGCTATGCGGAGTCGACCGGATGCGCCGCGGCGCTGCGGGACTGGGCGATGACCGCGCGCAGTGCCCGCATGGCCCAGACCGTGCACCAGGACGACCGGGGAATGGCCGAGCTACTCAGAGTCGCTACCCCTGCTGCGACCCCAGCCGCTGGCTGA
- a CDS encoding class I SAM-dependent methyltransferase yields MHTDRRRAESFGGSADAYDRHRPRYPQPLIAELMSGGPVRVLDVGAGTGIAAAQLRAAGAQVLAVEPDARMARMAAEKGIDVEVAGFEDWQPADRTFDLVLFAQSFHWVEPRAALRKVLTVLNPAGRLALVWNRIEPTAPTQSDLDTVYADFMATARRPSINTEDTVSPIIEKSGYRVQHLRFAEQKHFSTQAYLDMVFTYSNHLTLDPADRSALRARLEELIGAGGVDTKNDALALICTPVT; encoded by the coding sequence GTGCACACCGACCGCCGCCGCGCCGAATCGTTCGGCGGCTCCGCCGACGCGTACGACCGTCACCGTCCCCGCTATCCGCAGCCACTCATCGCTGAACTCATGTCGGGAGGTCCGGTGCGTGTCCTGGACGTCGGCGCGGGTACCGGGATCGCGGCGGCACAGCTGCGCGCGGCCGGCGCCCAGGTGCTCGCCGTCGAACCGGATGCCCGGATGGCGCGGATGGCCGCCGAGAAGGGCATCGATGTCGAGGTCGCCGGCTTCGAGGATTGGCAGCCGGCGGACCGGACCTTCGATCTGGTGCTGTTCGCGCAGTCCTTCCACTGGGTGGAACCCCGCGCCGCGCTGCGGAAGGTGCTGACGGTGCTGAATCCCGCCGGCCGCCTCGCCCTGGTGTGGAACCGCATCGAACCCACCGCGCCCACCCAGAGCGATCTGGACACCGTCTATGCCGATTTCATGGCCACCGCGAGACGTCCGTCCATCAACACCGAGGACACGGTGTCCCCCATCATCGAGAAGTCCGGGTATCGCGTGCAGCACCTGCGATTCGCGGAACAGAAGCACTTCTCCACCCAGGCGTACCTGGACATGGTGTTCACCTACTCCAATCACCTCACGCTCGATCCCGCCGACCGCAGCGCGTTGCGCGCCCGGCTGGAAGAGCTGATCGGCGCGGGCGGTGTCGACACCAAGAACGACGCACTCGCCTTGATCTGCACTCCCGTGACGTAA
- the ripC gene encoding peptidoglycan hydrolase RipC, with translation MLAVTAAALVGGVFAGGQTATADPNNDAVKKLNELSRQAEATSEAANTAKIDLDAKLAAQRDAEKSVLADEAVAKAARMAVSTYQVDVNKAMVAAYMGGTTSGYGAVLTSNSPQNLIDQLSVQRTVGGEMRSRMDSYRAAQASADQAEQRSRDAVEAARVAAEQAKNVRASLQAKQSQLQVQIAVVKSQYNTLSPGQRAQLAAPAPVPPPPVEPGEAADAPEPLMQAAAAAPAPEAAIGGGGSPAGAGAVAAALTRIGAPYSWGGSGPNAFDCSGLVMWAYGQQGVSLPHSSQALARGGTPVALSELQPGDIINFYGDASHTGIYVGNGMMVHASTYGVPVAVVPITSSGPIYNARRY, from the coding sequence ATGCTCGCTGTGACTGCTGCCGCCCTGGTCGGCGGGGTATTTGCGGGAGGGCAGACCGCTACCGCCGATCCCAACAACGACGCCGTGAAGAAGCTCAACGAGCTCTCTCGCCAGGCCGAGGCGACCTCCGAGGCAGCTAACACGGCGAAGATCGACCTCGATGCCAAGCTCGCGGCACAGCGGGACGCCGAGAAGAGTGTTCTGGCTGACGAGGCCGTCGCCAAGGCCGCGCGCATGGCGGTCTCCACCTATCAGGTCGACGTCAACAAGGCGATGGTCGCTGCCTACATGGGCGGTACCACCAGCGGCTACGGCGCCGTGCTGACCTCCAACTCGCCGCAGAACCTCATCGATCAGCTGTCTGTGCAGCGCACGGTCGGCGGCGAGATGCGCAGCCGGATGGACAGCTACCGCGCCGCTCAGGCCTCCGCGGACCAGGCCGAGCAGCGCTCCCGTGACGCCGTCGAAGCGGCGCGGGTGGCCGCCGAGCAAGCCAAGAACGTGCGCGCTTCTCTGCAGGCCAAGCAGAGCCAGTTGCAGGTTCAGATCGCCGTCGTCAAGTCGCAGTACAACACCCTGAGCCCCGGGCAGCGTGCTCAACTGGCCGCGCCGGCCCCGGTGCCCCCGCCGCCCGTGGAGCCCGGCGAGGCCGCCGATGCCCCCGAGCCGCTGATGCAGGCCGCCGCCGCGGCACCCGCACCGGAAGCCGCCATCGGCGGTGGCGGATCCCCGGCAGGCGCTGGTGCCGTCGCCGCGGCACTGACCCGCATCGGTGCCCCGTACTCGTGGGGCGGTTCCGGCCCCAACGCCTTCGACTGCTCGGGTCTGGTCATGTGGGCCTACGGTCAGCAGGGTGTTTCGCTGCCGCACTCCAGCCAGGCGCTGGCCCGTGGCGGTACGCCGGTTGCGCTGAGTGAATTGCAGCCGGGCGACATCATCAACTTCTACGGCGACGCTTCGCACACGGGTATCTATGTCGGCAACGGCATGATGGTGCACGCCTCCACCTACGGTGTTCCGGTCGCGGTCGTGCCGATCACGTCCTCCGGCCCGATCTACAACGCGCGCCGCTACTGA
- a CDS encoding glycosyltransferase family 4 protein produces MTFHLGGRRQRILLVTNDFPPRPGGIQSYLQEMVARLSGSHEVTVYAPRWKGCERYDAAAEYQVVRHPTSLMLPGPGVRQRMVDLIRAQRSEVVWFGAAAPLALLSSSAKAAGAAVTAASTHGHEVGWSMLPVARSALRQIGESTDVITYVSRYTRGRFASAFGPRAALEYLPSGVDTTRFRPDPAARAELRDRYGLGDRPTIVCVSRLVPRKGQDMLIEALPAIRERVSGAALVIVGGGPYAEPLRALANRLGVDDHVVFTGGVPWEELPAHHAMGDVFAMPCRTRGAGLDVEGLGIVFLEASASGVPVVAGNSGGAPETVRDGETGIVVDGRSVSAITDAIVQILSDPVRAAAMGAAGRSWVTDYWRWDHHAARFAELVSGSA; encoded by the coding sequence GTGACATTTCATCTTGGCGGCCGGCGGCAACGGATCCTGTTGGTCACCAACGATTTTCCTCCCAGGCCTGGTGGCATCCAGTCGTATCTGCAGGAGATGGTGGCGCGGCTTTCCGGATCGCATGAGGTCACCGTCTACGCGCCGCGTTGGAAGGGGTGCGAGCGCTACGACGCGGCCGCCGAATACCAGGTGGTACGGCACCCGACCTCGCTGATGCTGCCCGGTCCCGGTGTTCGCCAGCGCATGGTGGACCTCATCCGCGCGCAGCGTTCCGAGGTGGTGTGGTTCGGCGCGGCGGCTCCGCTGGCGCTGCTGTCCTCATCGGCGAAGGCGGCGGGCGCCGCCGTGACGGCCGCCAGCACGCATGGGCACGAGGTGGGCTGGTCGATGTTGCCGGTGGCGCGATCCGCGCTGCGGCAGATCGGGGAGAGCACCGATGTGATCACCTATGTCAGCCGCTACACCCGGGGGCGCTTCGCCTCGGCATTCGGTCCGCGCGCGGCGCTCGAATACTTACCGTCGGGCGTCGACACCACCAGATTCCGTCCCGATCCGGCGGCCCGCGCGGAGCTGCGCGACCGCTATGGGCTCGGCGATCGGCCAACCATCGTGTGTGTCTCCCGGCTCGTTCCCCGCAAGGGACAGGACATGCTCATCGAGGCGTTGCCCGCGATCAGAGAGCGGGTGAGCGGCGCGGCCCTGGTGATCGTGGGCGGCGGCCCCTATGCAGAACCGTTGCGGGCATTGGCAAATCGCCTCGGGGTTGATGATCACGTGGTCTTCACCGGGGGAGTGCCGTGGGAGGAGCTTCCCGCGCACCACGCGATGGGCGATGTTTTCGCGATGCCGTGCCGCACGCGTGGGGCCGGTCTCGATGTCGAGGGGCTGGGGATCGTGTTCCTGGAGGCCTCGGCCAGCGGTGTGCCGGTGGTCGCCGGCAACTCAGGAGGTGCGCCCGAGACGGTGCGTGACGGCGAAACGGGAATCGTCGTCGACGGCAGATCGGTCTCCGCGATCACCGACGCGATTGTCCAGATCTTGTCCGACCCGGTACGTGCCGCCGCGATGGGGGCGGCGGGGCGCAGCTGGGTGACCGACTACTGGCGCTGGGACCATCACGCCGCCCGGTTCGCCGAACTGGTCAGCGGGTCCGCCTAA
- a CDS encoding class I SAM-dependent methyltransferase: protein MDPAEHARHTREVYDRLAPVWSATTDDGPFNGMLERPALRSLIPRPLTGRTVLDAGCGSGAQCAWLLGEGADVTGVDLSPAMVDQARGRCGSAATLMVADLAEPLPFEARWFDGVTCSLTLHYLRDWRVPLASFARILRPGGWAVISLDHPFGAPLPDQRDGYFQSQLVSDTWTKADVEVTQHFWRRPLGQVADAFAEAGFLIERIAEPRPSAEAMRRFPTELQNVVDVPSFIVYRLRYSEVPE, encoded by the coding sequence GTGGACCCAGCAGAACATGCGCGGCACACGCGTGAGGTGTACGACAGGCTCGCTCCGGTTTGGTCGGCCACGACCGACGATGGCCCCTTCAACGGGATGCTGGAACGACCGGCGCTGCGCTCGCTGATCCCGCGCCCGCTGACCGGTCGCACGGTGCTGGACGCCGGATGTGGTTCCGGCGCTCAGTGTGCTTGGCTGCTCGGCGAGGGCGCCGATGTCACCGGTGTGGATCTGAGCCCGGCGATGGTTGACCAGGCGCGCGGGCGCTGCGGTTCGGCGGCCACGTTGATGGTCGCCGATCTGGCCGAACCTCTGCCGTTTGAAGCGCGGTGGTTCGACGGGGTGACGTGCTCGCTTACCCTGCACTATCTGCGTGATTGGCGGGTGCCGCTGGCATCGTTCGCGCGAATCCTGCGTCCCGGGGGTTGGGCGGTCATTTCGCTGGATCATCCGTTCGGCGCCCCGTTACCCGATCAGCGGGACGGATACTTTCAGTCACAGTTGGTCAGCGACACCTGGACCAAAGCGGATGTCGAAGTGACTCAGCACTTTTGGAGACGTCCGCTTGGTCAGGTGGCTGACGCTTTCGCCGAGGCCGGCTTTCTCATCGAACGGATCGCAGAACCACGCCCATCCGCTGAAGCGATGCGGCGCTTCCCCACGGAGCTACAGAACGTGGTCGACGTGCCCAGCTTCATCGTCTACCGACTTCGTTACTCGGAAGTCCCCGAGTAG
- a CDS encoding AMP-dependent synthetase/ligase, with the protein MREFSVPAPFTVEDNASVVRAVYDYEREDPNQVAFSRLIGDAWTPVTYAEAAAQIRAVANGLIAKGVAPGDRVALISATRYEWTIIDYAVLSIGAITVPIYETSSADQVRWVLQDSAAVALFVESDAHAKIAEELAPELPSLRTVFHIAGSSAPAALDELAEAGTGVDPAELEGRLAAIKATDPATLIYTSGTTGRPKGCQLTHSNLVYETRGARAVFPDYLQKGSRTLIFLPLAHVLARGIAMACFQSKVSVGFTSDIKTLVPTFGIFKPTFIVSVPRIFEKVYNTARQNAQNDGKGKIFDAAADTAIEYSEALDKGGPGIVLRAKRAAFDKLVYGKLRAALGGECVASISGGAPLGARLGHFYRGVGLTIYEGYGLTETTAACAVNVIGGLKIGSVGRPLPGNAVKIADDGELLVSGGVVFSGYWNNETATNESIVDGWFHTGDLGAIDEDGFVTITGRKKEIIVTAGGKNVAPAVLEDQLRAHPLISQAMAVGDKQPFIGALITIDPEAIDGWKQRNGKPADATVADLVEDPDLLAEIGTAVKAANQVVSHAEAIKKFRILPVDFTEATGEMTPTLKVKRNVVAEKFAADIDAIYSGTSE; encoded by the coding sequence GTGCGAGAGTTCAGCGTTCCTGCCCCGTTCACCGTCGAGGACAACGCATCGGTGGTTCGTGCCGTCTACGACTACGAGCGTGAAGACCCCAACCAGGTGGCATTCTCCCGGCTCATCGGCGACGCCTGGACGCCGGTCACCTACGCCGAAGCCGCGGCACAGATCCGGGCGGTGGCCAATGGCCTGATCGCCAAGGGTGTGGCGCCCGGCGACCGGGTGGCCTTGATCTCGGCGACACGGTACGAGTGGACCATCATCGACTACGCGGTGCTCTCGATCGGTGCCATCACCGTGCCGATCTACGAGACCTCCTCGGCCGATCAGGTCCGATGGGTGCTGCAAGATTCGGCGGCAGTGGCGCTGTTCGTGGAATCCGATGCCCACGCCAAGATCGCCGAAGAACTCGCACCGGAGCTGCCGAGCCTGCGCACCGTGTTCCACATTGCCGGCTCCAGCGCACCCGCCGCCCTCGACGAGCTCGCCGAGGCGGGCACCGGGGTGGACCCCGCCGAACTCGAGGGCCGGCTGGCCGCGATCAAGGCGACCGATCCCGCCACCCTCATCTACACCTCCGGCACCACCGGACGCCCCAAGGGCTGCCAGCTCACCCACTCCAACTTGGTGTACGAAACACGCGGTGCGCGTGCCGTTTTCCCCGACTACCTACAAAAGGGCAGCCGGACACTGATCTTCCTGCCGCTGGCGCACGTGCTGGCACGCGGTATCGCGATGGCCTGCTTCCAGTCCAAGGTCAGCGTCGGATTCACCAGCGACATCAAGACACTGGTGCCCACCTTCGGGATCTTCAAGCCGACCTTCATCGTCTCGGTCCCGCGCATCTTTGAGAAGGTGTACAACACCGCCCGCCAGAACGCCCAGAACGACGGCAAGGGAAAGATTTTCGACGCCGCCGCGGACACCGCCATCGAGTACAGCGAGGCACTGGACAAGGGCGGCCCGGGCATCGTGCTGCGCGCCAAGCGCGCCGCCTTCGACAAGCTGGTGTACGGCAAGCTGCGTGCGGCGCTCGGTGGCGAGTGCGTGGCCTCGATTTCCGGTGGAGCCCCGCTGGGTGCCCGTCTGGGCCACTTCTACCGCGGTGTCGGCCTGACCATCTATGAGGGCTACGGCCTCACCGAGACCACAGCCGCCTGTGCCGTCAATGTCATCGGTGGTCTCAAGATCGGCAGTGTCGGACGGCCGTTGCCCGGTAACGCGGTGAAGATCGCCGATGACGGCGAGCTACTGGTCTCCGGTGGCGTGGTGTTCAGCGGCTACTGGAACAACGAGACCGCCACCAACGAATCGATCGTGGACGGCTGGTTCCACACCGGCGACCTGGGCGCGATCGACGAAGACGGATTCGTCACGATCACCGGGCGCAAGAAGGAAATCATCGTCACCGCCGGCGGCAAGAACGTCGCACCCGCGGTGCTGGAGGACCAGCTGCGCGCTCACCCGTTGATCAGCCAGGCCATGGCGGTCGGCGACAAGCAACCGTTCATCGGCGCCCTCATCACCATCGACCCCGAGGCCATCGACGGCTGGAAGCAGCGCAACGGTAAGCCTGCCGACGCCACCGTCGCCGACCTGGTCGAGGATCCCGACCTGCTCGCGGAGATCGGGACCGCGGTGAAAGCGGCCAATCAGGTTGTCTCCCATGCCGAAGCCATCAAGAAATTCCGGATCCTGCCGGTCGACTTCACCGAGGCCACCGGCGAGATGACACCGACGCTCAAGGTGAAGCGCAACGTGGTGGCCGAAAAATTCGCCGCGGACATCGACGCGATCTACTCGGGGACTTCCGAGTAA
- a CDS encoding polyketide cyclase / dehydrase and lipid transport, whose product MNSIQVADQTFIAADPADIGRVISRPADWRRWWPDLQLNVVEERGEKGIRWTVAGPVTGTMEVWLEPALDGAIVHYFLHAEPTGASPAQAAKLNLAQLNHARRVAGKRFAFEVKQQLEAGRPIGESRVPSA is encoded by the coding sequence ATGAACAGCATTCAGGTCGCCGACCAGACCTTTATCGCGGCAGATCCCGCGGACATCGGCCGTGTCATCTCCCGCCCGGCGGATTGGCGCCGTTGGTGGCCTGACCTGCAGCTCAATGTTGTCGAGGAGCGCGGTGAGAAGGGTATCCGCTGGACGGTGGCCGGACCCGTCACCGGAACCATGGAGGTATGGCTTGAACCGGCTCTGGACGGGGCCATCGTGCACTACTTTCTGCACGCCGAGCCCACCGGTGCCAGCCCCGCGCAGGCCGCCAAGCTGAACCTGGCCCAACTCAATCATGCCCGCCGGGTCGCCGGGAAGCGGTTCGCTTTCGAGGTCAAGCAGCAACTCGAGGCCGGCCGGCCTATCGGTGAGTCGCGGGTGCCCAGCGCCTGA
- a CDS encoding SRPBCC family protein, which translates to MAEKTTQTIAIDAEPGKVMAVIADIGAYPEWVSEYKETEVLDTDAEGRVKRARLVLDAGVLKDTQVLEYVWSPDGRKVTWTLAESSLLRSLEGTYLLAAKGSGTEVTYELAVDLQIPMIGMLKRKAERKITDSALKDLKKRVESDR; encoded by the coding sequence GTGGCTGAGAAGACTACCCAAACGATTGCCATCGATGCCGAGCCAGGCAAGGTGATGGCGGTGATCGCCGATATCGGCGCCTACCCGGAATGGGTGTCGGAGTACAAGGAAACCGAGGTGCTCGACACCGACGCGGAGGGCAGGGTCAAACGCGCCCGGTTGGTGTTGGACGCAGGTGTCCTCAAGGACACCCAGGTCCTGGAGTACGTGTGGTCTCCAGACGGCCGCAAGGTCACCTGGACCCTGGCGGAAAGTTCCCTGCTGCGTTCGCTGGAGGGCACATACCTTTTGGCGGCCAAGGGCTCTGGAACCGAGGTGACCTACGAGCTGGCGGTCGACCTTCAAATTCCGATGATCGGAATGCTGAAGCGCAAGGCCGAACGCAAGATCACAGATTCCGCGCTCAAGGATCTGAAGAAGCGAGTCGAATCTGACCGCTAG